From the genome of Streptomyces sp. NBC_01304:
TGAACAGGTCCGCCCCCTTGTACTCGGCGACCATCCGCGCGGGCAGCACGTTCGGCCCTTCCGGCGAAGGGAACTGCCCGACCCCGCCGGTCGGACCGAGCGGCAGCAGCACGGCCGGGACGGGCGAGGGCCGGTAGACGGCCTCGGGCCGCTCGCCGCGGACCCGCGCGAGGATGTTCTTCGCCACGACTTCGGCGTGCTGCATCGCGTACCCGGCCATCTTGGCCTCGGCGAGATCGGTCAGGTCGCCGACCGCGTAGATGTGCTCGTACCCCTCGACATTGAGCTCCTCCGTCACCCGGACCTGCCCCTTGGGCGTGCGGACCGCGGCCAACTCCCCTTCCAGGGGCTCCCCGTTGATGCGTACGCCGTAGCACCGGAACCAGATGTCGGCGGTCAGCGGCCCGCCGGAGGTGGCGACGGTGAACGTCTTCGCCTGCCCAGGACCGGTCGGCGGCTCACCGGTCAGACTCGTGCCGAGCCGTACCTCGACACCGAGTTCGGCGAGCTGGCGGGTCAGGTCGGCGCGCATCTCGGGCGCGAAGCCGGGGACGAGTTCCTCGGCCGGGTCGACCAGCGTGACCTCCTTCTCCGGCCACACCGCCTTGATCTCACCGGCCAGCTCAAGCCCGACCGGACCGGCCCCGACGAGCAACACCCGCCCTGCCTCGCCGAGTTCGGCATGCGTGGCCCGCAGCCGTTCGAGGGCGACCTCGGCGGTGTCGGTGTCCGGCTTGGCGGGGAAGGGGTAGCCGGAGCCGGTGGCCAGGACCAGGTAGTCGGCGTCGACGCGCTCCCCCGAGCCCAGCGTCACACCCGCGGCGTCCACCGAGGCGGCGCGGTCCCGGACGAACCGGCCCCGCTGGAGCAGGGTGTCGTACGGGAAGAAGATGTTGTCCGCCCAGTCGGGCTTCACCAGCGCCCGCAGCGATCCGGCCGCGTGCACGAAGGCGTCCTTGGGGTCGATGAGGACGACGTCCGTGTCCTCGTCCAGCGCCTTCGCGACGGCGGATCCGCCGTAACCCCCGCCTATGACGGCGACGGTGGGCCTTGCGATTCCCTTGCCCATGGCCTTGCTCATGACGTGTCACTCCCGGCAATCAGCAGCAGTAGTTCGTAGTACGAAGTTAATTGATTCGCACTACGAACTACAACCGCTGCCGGTGAACCAGCCCTCAGTCTTTGGGCCTAGGCCCAGAGTCGGGCTCCTGCGTCGGCTCCGTCGGAACCACCTGCTTCTCCTCCGCGAAATGGCACGCCGACTCATGCGCCGCAGGCCCGCCCTCGAGCCGGAACACCGCAGGCACCGCCAGCTCCGGCACCTCCAACTGGCACCGCTCCTGCGCCTTCCAGCAGCGCGTACGGAAGCGGCAGCCCGAGGGCGGGTTGGCGGGCGAGGGCACATCGCCGAAGAGGATGATCCGCTCCCGGTGCTCCCGCGCCGCGGGGTCCGGCACCGGGACGGCGGAGAGCAGCGCCTGCGTGTACGGATGCGTCGGGTGCTCATAGATCTCGACGTCCGTGCCGATCTCGGCGAGCCGGCCGAGGTACATCACGCCGACCCGGTCGGAGATGTGCCGCACGATCGACAGATCGTGGGCGATGAAGACGTACGACAGGTTGAACTCGTTCTGCAGCTGCTCAAGGAGGTTGATGACCTGCGCCTGCACCGACACGTCGAGCGCCGACACCGGTTCGTCGGCCACGATGATCTCGGGCCGCAGCGCCAACCCCCGGGCGATGCCGATGCGTTGGCGCTGGCCGCCGGAGAACTGATGGGGGTACCGGTTGATGTACTCGGGGTTGAGCCCGACGACGTCGAGCAGCTCCTGCACCTTCTGCCGGCGCGAGCCCTTCGGGGCGACCTCGGGGTGGATCTCGTACGGCTCCCCGATGATGTCGCCGACCGTCATGCGCGGGTTGAGCGACGTGTAGGGGTCCTGGAACACCATCTGGATGTTGCGGCGTACGGCCTTCAGGGCGCGCCCCGACAGGTTGCTGATGTCCTCGCCCTTGTAGCGGATCTCGCCCGCCGTCGGCCGCTCCAGGTTCACCAGCATCTTGGCGACGGTCGACTTGCCGCAGCCGGACTCGCCCACGATGCCGAGGGTTTCGCCCTGGTGCAGCGCGAAGTCGATGCCGTCGACGGCCTTGACCGCGCCGACCTGCTTCTTGAAGAGGATGCCGCGCGTCAGCGGATAGTGCTTGACCAGACCGCGCACTTCGAGGATCGGCTCCCCGGAGCGAACCGGCGCCGCGTCCTGGGCCTCCTTGGTGAGCTCAGGCATCTCGCAGCGTCTCCTTCCAGAAGTGGCAGGCGCTCTGCCGGTCCTCGCTGACCTTCGCCAGCGGCGGCACATCGGTGCGGCAGATGTCCTGGGCCCTGGGGCAGCGCGGGTTGAAGGCGCAGCCCGGCGGGATCGCCATCAGGTTGGGCGGCAGGCCCTTGATCGCGTACAACTCCTGGCCCTTCTGGTCCAGGCGCGGGATGGAGTCGAGCAGGCCCCGGGTGTAGGGGTGGGCGGGCGCCTTGTAGATCTCGTGCACGGGGGCGTGCTCGACGATGCGGCCCGCGTACATCACCGCGATCTTGTCGGCGACGTCCGCGACGACGCCCAGGTCGTGGGTGATGAGGATCAGCCCCATGTTGAGCTCGCGCTGCAACTCCGCGAGCAGGTCCATGACTTGGGCCTGAACGGTGACGTCGAGGGCCGTCGTCGGCTCGTCGGCGATGATCAGCGCGGGCTCCAGTGCCATCGCCATCGCGATCATGATGCGCTGGCGCATGCCGCCGCTGAACTGGTGCGGATAGTTGGAGACCCGCTCCTTGGCGGCGGGAATCCTGACCCGGTCCATCAGCTCGACGGCCTTGGCCTTGGCGTCCTTGCGGGACATCCCCCGGTGCACGGTGAACATCTCGCCGAGCTGTTCGCCGACCGTGAGCACCGGGTTCAGGGAGGACAGCGCGTCCTGGAAGATCATGGCCATCTCGGCGCCCCGGATCTTGCGCCGCTCCTCCTCCTTGAGCTTGAGGAGGTCCTTGCCCTGGAAGAGGATCTCGCCACCGGCGATCTTCCCGGGCGGCATGTCGAGGATGCCCATGATGGCCTGCGCGGTGACCGACTTGCCGGACCCGGACTCACCGAGGACCGCCAGGGTCTCGCCCGCGTCCACCGAGTAGGTGACGCCGTTGACGGCCTTGGCGACCCCGTCCCTCGTACGGAATTCCACCTGCAGATCGCGTACGTCGAGCAGCATGCGGCCGGTCACCTCAGCTTGGGGTCGAGGGCGTCGCGCACCGCGTCGCCGAGCATGATGAAGGCGAGCACCGTGATGCTCAGCGCGCCCGCCGGCCAGAGCAGCATGTGCGGGGCGTTGCGGATCTGCGGGGCGGCGTTCGAGATGTCGATGCCCCAGGAGACGGTCGGCGGCTTCAGGCCCACACCGAGGTACGACAGGGTCGCTTCGAGCGCGATGTACGTGCCGAGCGCGATGGTCGCCACGACGATCACCGGCGCGATCGCGTTGGGCGCCACGTGCCTGAGCAGCATCCGGCTGTTGCTCGCGCCGAGCGCCCGCGCCGCCTGGACGTAGTCGTTCTGCTTGGCCGTGATCACCGATCCGCGGGCGATGCGGGAGATCTGCGGCCAGCCGAGCAGAATCATGAAGCCGACCACCGGCCAGATCCCGGAGCCGGTGACGACGGACAGGAAGACCAGGCCGCCGAGGATCACCGGGATGCCGAAGAAGATGTCGGCGAGCCGGGAGAGCAGCGCGTCCCACCAGCCGCCGAAGAACCCGGCGAGCCCGCCGAGCAGCGAGCCGAGCAGGGCGACGCCGAGGGTGGCGCAGATGCCGACCGAGATCGAGGCGCGCGCCCCGTACACGGTCCGGGTGTAGACGTCACAGCCCTGGGTGTCGAAGCCGAAGGGGTGCCCCGGCTGCGAACCCTGCTGGGACTTGGACAGGTCGCACTTCAACGGGTCGCCGCTTGCGATCAGTTGGGGCCAGATCGCGATGATGACGAGGAACAGGATCAGCAGCGACGAGACGATGAAGATGGGATTGCGGCGCAGCTGGTGCCAGGCGTCGGTCCACAGGCTGCGCGGCTTGTTCGCGGCACCGGTCCCGTCGGGAGCACCGACCCCGCCCGGCCCACCGGGGGCCTTCTCCAAACTCTCGCCCTCTTCCAACGCGAGGTCCATGGCACCGCCCTGGCCGGTCGGGGCGATCGCCTCGCTCTTGCCCGCCTTCAGCGGGTCGTACGGCAGCTCGGGCTCAGGCATAACGGATCCTCGGGTCCAGGACCGCGTACAGCAGGTCGACGAGCAGGTTGGCAAGCAGGAAGACGATCACCAGGATGGTCACGAAGCCGACGACCGTGGGGGCGTTGTTGCGCAGGATGCCCTGGTAGAGCTGGTAGCCGACGCCGTGGATGTTGAAGATCCGCTCCGTCACGATCGCGCCGCCCATCAGGGCGCCGATGTCGGTGCCGATGAAGGTGACGACCGGGATCAGTGAGTTGCGCAGGAGGTGGCGGGTGATGACCCGGCGCTTCGGCAGGCCCTTGGCGATGGCCGTACGGACGTAGTCGGCGCGGGCGTTCTCCGCGATCGAGGTCCGGGTCAGCCTGGTGACGTACGCCAATGACACCAGCGCGAGCACGACGCCGGGCAGGATCAGTTCGTTGAACGGCGCGTCCGAGGAGACCGACGGCCGGACGATCCCCCACTTCACGCCGAACAGGAACTGCAGCAGATAGCCGCTGACGAACGTCGGGATGGAGACCACGACGAGGGTGAGCAGCAGCACCGAGGTGTCGATGGTCCGGCCCCGCTTGAGGCCGCTGATCACGCCGAGCGTGATGCCGACGACCATCTCGATGACGATGGCGACCAGGGTGAGCCGCAGCGTCACCGGGAAGGCCGTGCTCATCAGCTCGGTGACCTTCTGGCCGTTGAAGGCGGTGCCGAAGTCGCCCTGGAAGATGTTGCCCATGTAGTGCAGGTACTGCTTCCACAGGGGCTGATCGAGATACAGCTCCTTGCGGATGAGCGCGGCGGTGGCCGGGTCGGGTGCCTTGTCGCCGAAGAGGGCCGCTACCGGGTCCCCGAGCGCGTACACCATGAAGAAGATCAGGAACGTACTGCCGATGAACACAGGGATCATCTGAAGCAGCCGCCGGATCACATAGCGTCCCATTAGCTTCCCATGTCAGTCAGGCTCCGGGGGGTGAGAGGAAGAGGGCCGCCCGCGAGGACGTACGTCGCCGCGAACGGCCCTTCCGATCGCTTCCTGATCGCTTTCTGAGCGCTCTCTCAGCGCTTCCTGAGCGGTCAGTTGACCTTGATCTGGTCGTAGACCGGGACGCTGAACTGGTTGAGGGAGACGTTGGAGACCTTGTCCGAGTAGCCGGCGCTGCCGTTCTGGTACCAGAGCGGGATCGCCGGGACCTGCGCCGCGAGGATCTTCTCGGCGTCCTGGAACTTGGTCAGGGCCTTGGCGTTGTCGGACTCGGCGTTGGCCTCGTCGATCAGCTTGTCGAAGTCCTTGTTGCTGAACTTCGCGTAGTTCGAGGAGCCGCCCGTGTAGTACAGCGGGTCGAGGAAGTTCTCGATCAGCGGGTAGTCGGCCTGCCAGCCGGAGCGGAACGGCCCGGTGAGCTTGAAGCCGCTGAGCTGGTTCTTGAAGTCGGCGAAGGTGCCGATGGGGTTGACCGTACAAACGGCCCCCTTGCCCAGGGCGTTGTTGATGCTGTTGCAGACGGCGTCCATCCACTCGCGGTGCGAGCCGGTGTCGACGTTCGAGGTGAGCGTGACCTTGCCGCCGGGCAGGCCGCCGCCCTCCTCGATCAGCTTCTTGGCCTTGGCCGGGTCATACTTGCACAGGTCGCCGCAGACGTCCTTGTAGCCGCCCTTGTCGCCGAGGGCGGCCGAGGTCCAGTCCTTGGCCGGGGTGCGGGTGTCCTGGAAGATCGTCTTGGTGATCTCGTCCCGGTTGATCGCCATGGACAGGCCCTGGCGGACCTTCTCCATGCCGGGCTTGCCCCACTTGGCGTCGTACAGCGGGAAGACGACGGTCTGAATGATCAGCGCCGGCTGATTGATGTACCGGTCACCGAGGTCGTTCTTGACGTTCTTGAGCTGCTGCGCCGGTACGTCGTCGACGAGGTCGAGGTCGCCCGCCATCAGCGCGGTGTAGGCGGTGTTGTTGTCCGTGAAGACGGTCAGGTCGACACCGGCGTTCTGGGCCTTGTCGTCGCCCTTGTAGCCGTCCCACTTGCGGAGCTTCATGCCGGAGCCCTTGGTGTAGGACTCGACGGTGTACGGGCCGTTGCCGACGGGCTTGTTCAGCCAGCCCGCGTGGTCCTTGTAGAAGGACTGGGGCAGCGGCGAGAAGGCCGAGCTGCCGAGGGTGTCGGGCCAGGTGGAGAACTTGCCGCTGAGCTTGACCGTGAAGGTCTTGTCGTCCTTGACTGCCAGGCCGGACATGGTCTTGGCGGACGCGGTCCCGGTCTCCGGGTGGACCTTGTCGTAGCCCTCGATGTCCTTGAAGAACGTGGCGCTGTTCTGCTTGTTGTCGACCAGCGCGCCGTAGTTCCAGGCGTCCACGAAGGACTTCGCGGTGACCTTCTCGCCGTTGCTGAAGGTCCAGCCGTCCTTCAGCGTGACGGTGAAGTTCTGCGAGTCCGAGGTGTCGATCTTGTCGGCGATCATGTTCTTCGCCTCGCCGGTCTTCGCGTCGTAGCGCTTCAGACCGCGGAAGAGCATGTCGAGGACCTTGCCGCCCTGCACCTCGTTGGTGTTGGCGGGCTCGAGCGGGTTCTGCGGATCACCCCACGAGGACTTCACGATCCCGGAGCCGTCGCCGCTACTGCTTCCACCGCCACAGCCGGCGAGGCCGGTGGCCGCCAGCGCTACGGTGGCCGCGCAAGCGGCCCACTTGGCGTGTGTGGCTCCGCGCATAGGGAGTGCCTCCTCGTATCAGGCCCGTCAGGCCCATCGGGCTCATCAGGCCCGTTTGGGCCGGATAAATCACAGATAGGCCCAAATACACCCCAGGTGGTGACGAGTCGCACCTCTATGGCGGCCTTCTGGGGGTTCTGTGGCGGAGAAACCCTCGGATGACGGAGCGCTGCGCTGGGCAAGCCGGAGGAGGTGAGCCCTCGGTACCTTCATGTCATGGAGTACGCGAAGATGCGTGGGATCGCCGAGGAGCTAATGGCCTACGCCGAGCGACTCGAAGGGTCTTGGAGCGTCGAGATCGGCCCGTCGGGCCCGGTCCTGGCCATGGCGAGCGTTCCGAACAGACACCACGGCACAGCCCGCAGGATCCGGAAGCAGCTGGACCAGCAGCTCACCGCAACCCACCCCGGCTACATCTGCGCCGGCGGCCCCGAAATCGAGCACCCCGCAATCGGCCGCATGAGGCACCCGGACGCGGTCGTGATCCCCGAAGCTTCGCTTGACGAAGAGGGCCTCGCAGTAGACGTGGCCGAAGTACTCGCCGTCATCGAAATCGTCTCCCCCTCCAATCCGGACAACGACTACCGGGACAAACTCGCCGACTACCCCGCCATGGGTATCCCGCTCTATCTGATCGTCGACCCACGCACCGGCACCATCGAGGTGCACTCCGAGCCTTGCGGTAACCGGTACGGGTCGAAGGAGCCGTACATCTTCGGCGACACGGTCCCCTTCGGCCCATGGCTCCTTGAGACCGGGGCGTTCCGTCGGTACGGGAAGCCGGGCACCGACAGCCAACGCTGAGACCAAGGCTCTCAGGGGGCGACCCCGAGGGTGTTCTCCCAGGTGTCCACCGCATAGTGCTGCCGCATGCCATGAGCCTCGTACAGGCGCAGCGCTCCCGTCGCGTTCTGCACGTCCACGCCGAGGCCGGCCGTGTCGCGGCCCCGGGCCGCGTAGACCGCGAAGGCATGGCGCAACAGATGGCCCGCGATGCCGCGGCCGCGCGCTTCTGCCAGGACGCCGATCGTGCGGATCCAGGCCATGGCCTGGCGGTCGTCGCGGGAGAGGAGGACGCCCACGTCCCGGCCGGCGAGGGTGGCGATCCAGATCAGGGACCAGTCGAGGCGCTCAGCGTCGAGGTCCAGCAGCCACTGTTCGTACGTACGCGGCTGATGGTCGAAGTGGTCCGCCATGGTCGCCTCGGTCAGGCGGTGCGCGAGGCGGCGGTCGGCCTCGGCCTCGCAGGTGCGCAGGGTCAGGCCGGGGAGCGCAGGCGGGGTGGGGTCGGTGGCTTCGGAGACCTCGCGGGTCATCACCTGATAGCGGCGGACGCGTCGCCAGCCCCGCCCTTCGAGGAGGGCGAGGTCGAGGGTGGGGCTGGAGTTGAGGTGCAGATGCACCACGGCCCGCTCGGCACCGTTCGCCGCCGCCTTCTCGGCCGCGCGCCTCTCCATGAGCTCGAACAGGCGGGCCCCGGCGACCTGTTGGTCCGGCAGGACGTAGTGGTCGATGTCGATGCGCTCGGCCCCGGAGTCGTCCCAGAGCAGGCCGTACGCGACGAGCTTGCCTTCCTCGTCATGGGCGAGCCACGAGTTGCGGGCCAGATCGGCCTCGACCTGCTTGAGGTCCGCCTGCACCTCGTGCAGGTCCGTTTCGGGCCGGCCTATCTCCAACTCATCGATGGTGTTGAGGAGTTCGCAGATCGCCGGGGCGTCGGCGAAGGCGGCGGGGCGGACGGCGAAGGAAGGCATGGGGTCAGGGTCCGGGGACGGGCGCCCTGATCGCAAAGGGGTTTCCGGCGATGCGGAGCGCCCCGCCCAGGACCGACACCAGCCATGTGGGGAGAAAGGGGCACCAGGAGGCCTGGTATGCCCCATATCGCCGCCCCTTTCGCCCCACATACCGCTGGCATCACCCACCCCCACCAGCCACGCGCTCGAGCACTTCCGCAGTGACCGCGACCGGCAGACTGGCCCGATGGTGGATCACGCGTACGAGGACGGCCGACTGGCCCGGCTGTACGACCTGTTCAACACCTGGGGACCGGGTGACGAGTTCTATCTCGGGCTGGTGGGGGACGCCGGGTCCGTGCTCGATGTGGGCTGCGGGACGGGGCTGTTGCTGCACCGGGCCCGGGAGGCGGGGCACACGGGGCGGCTGGTGGGGCTCGATCCGGCGCGCGGCATGCTGGGAGTCGCGCGGCGGAGGCGCGAGGACATCGAGTGGGTGCTCGGCGATGCCCAATCCACCGACTGGGACGCGGAGTTCGACCTCACGGTGATGACCGGGCACGCCTTCCAAGTGCTGGTGACCGACGACCAGCTGCGCACCTCGCTCGCCGCGATTCGCCAGGCCCTCACCCCGGGTGGGGCCTTCGCCTTCGAGACACGGAACCCTTCGGCCAAGGCCTGGGAGCGCTGGACCCCGGAACGCGCGGCCGAGGTCACCGACGCGGACGGCGCCCTGGTGCGGGCCGCCCACGAGGTCGAGCACCCCGTGGACGTCGACCCCGTCGACGGCGGCCTGGTCCGCTTCAGCACGACCTGCACCGGCGCGGGCTGGGCCGGGCCGGAGGTGAGCCGGAGCACGCTGCGGTTCCTCGGGCAGGAGAGGCTCGGGGAATTCCTTGCCGAGGCCGGGCTTGAGGTGGCGGAGCAGTACGGCGACTGGGGGCGCGGCCCGGTCACCGAAGCAAGCCCCGAGATCATCACCGTGGCAAGGCGGGCCTAGGGCAGCTCGCCCGCGATGTCCCTGGATTGTCACAGCCGAGGTGAACACTCCACCGGCCTGCAATGATCCACTGCCATGCAGTCAACTCTTGCCAGACCACCAAGAGCCCTCCGATACGTACTAGTTGGCCTCCTCGCCTCACTCGTCACGGCAGGCGCGACCATCGCCGACGCGGGCCCCGCACCCGTGGGCAAGACCAAAGCCGGATCCATCGAGGCCGCGACACCCGATCACCTTCGCTACGAAGTGGCCCTGCGAAGCGACGCCGACGGTTCGCACTGGAAGGGCCGGGAGCGGGTGTCGTTCCGCAATGCCACCGGTCGCCCCTTGCGCGAGGTGTACGTACGGCTGTGGGGTAACGGCGACGACAAGTGCGGCACACCGGGCAAGCCGTCCCCCATCAAGGCGTCCCGGGTGCGCGGGGGCACTCCGGGCCGCCTTGCGGTGAACTGCAGCGCGCTGCGTGTCACCTTGCCGAAGCCGCTCGCGCGCGGTCGGCGGGCAGCCGTCTCGTTCGACGTGTCCATCGCCGTGCCGAAGCGCAACGACCGCTTCGGGCGTGAGGGTGCTTTCCGCTTCCTGGGCAATGCGCTGCCGGTGCTCGCCGTGCACGATGCGAAGGGGTGGCATCTCGATCCCTATGTGAACCTCGGGGAGAGCTTCTACGCCCTGGCGAGCGATTTCCGGGTGCGCCTCGACCACCCGACGAGCCTCAAGGTCCCGGCTACCGGGCGCACTTGGACCCGGCCCGGTATGGCAGGGCGGACGGTCACCCAGAGCGTCGCCCACCGCGTGCGGGACTTCGCGTGGTCGGCGGGCCCGTTCCGTACGGCGACCGACACCTCGCCCGGAGGCGTCCGCGTGAAGTCCTACTGGGCACCGAACACGCCCGCCGTGGGTGTGCGCCTCAACCGCAAGTTGGGGGTCGCCGCCATCGACCGCTTCGGCAAGGAGTTCGGCCGCTATCCGTATGGCGAGATCGACCTCGTGATGACGCCCGAATTCGGCGGCAACGGCATGGAGTACCCCGGTCTGGTCCTGCTCGCCACCACGGAGGAGGAGAGCGCCATCGTGCACGAAGTGGCCCACCAATGGTGGTACGGCATCGTCGGCAACGACGAATACTCCTCGCCCTGGCTGGACGAGGGCTTTACGCAGTACGCCATGTACCGCTTCAACGGCGACGAGAGACGCGGCTGCTGGTCCGACGTCAACTGGCCGGACGCGCGCACCGCGCTCACCAACTCGATGGCCTACTGGTCCAATCATCGCGACGAGTTCATGTTCATCCTCTATGACGCCGGCTCCTGCGCCCTGGCAGACCTGGAGCGCACCCTCGGCCCCGACGCCATGACGAAACTCCTCAAGCGGTACGCCCACGACCACTGGTACGGCATCTCCACCACCGCCGACTTCAAGAAGGCCGCCCAGTCCATGACGGACAAGGACCTGACCTCCTTCTGGAAGAAGCACCGCATCCGGTGAAGTAGCGTCCCGCCGCGCTCGATGGAGCGCGACGAAGGGGCGCGACGAAGGGGCGCCCGGAACCGATCGGTTCCGGGCGCCCCTTCAACGTACAGACGCACAGCTGCGCGGACGTACGGCCGAAGCCTCAGTCCTTCGCGACGTGCCCGTCCTCCAGCGCCGCCAGCGCCGGGTCGAGGACGATGTCCTCGTCGCGGGCCTCGGTGGTCGGGTCCTCCGGGTAGTGGCAGGCCGTGAGGTGGCCTTCCTTGTTTCCGGAGATCTGGACCAGCGGGGGCTCCTCCGACGCGCACTTGTCCGTCGCCTTCCAGCAACGGGTGCGGAAGCGGCAGCCGGACGGGGGGCTGATCGGCGAAGGCACGTCGCCCTGGAGGCGGATGCGCTCCTTCTTGTCACCGTCGAGGTCCACCTCGGGCACGGCCGAGAGCAGCGCGTGCGTGTAGGGGTGGCGCGGGCGGTTGTAGAGGGAGTCGCGGTCCGCGACCTCGACGATCTTGCCGAGGTACATCACGGCCACACGGTGCGAGAAGTGGCGCACGATGGCGAGGTCGTGGGCGATGAAGACGAAGGCGATGCCCATCTCCTGCTGCACCTTCTGCAGCAGGTTGATGACCTGGGCCTGGATCGACACGTCGAGCGCGGAGACCGGCTCGTCGGCGATGATCACCTTCGGCTCGAGCGCCAACGCCCGGGCCACACCGATGCGCTGCCGCTGGCCGCCCGAGAACTCGTGCGGGAAGCGGTTGTAGTGCTCCGGGTTGAGGCCGACGATCTCGAGGAGTTCGCGGACCCGGGCCTCGCGGCCGCCGGGCGGGTTGATGCCGTTGATCTCCATCGGGCCCGCGATGATCGAGCCGACCGTCTGCCTCGGGTTCAGCGAGGCGTACGGGTCCTGGAAGATCATCTGGATCTCGGAGCGCACCGGCGCCAGCTGCCTGCGGCTGGCCTTGGTGATGTCCTTGCCCTGGTACGAGATCTCGCCGTCGGTCGGCTCCATCAGGCGGGTCAGGAGCCGGCCCGTCGTGGACTTGCCGCAGCCAGACTCGCCGACCAGGCCCAGGCTCTCGCCGGGGTAGACCGCGAGGTCCACTCCGTCGACGGCCCGGACCGCGCCGACCTTCCGCTTGATCGGGAAGCCGCCGTAGATCGGGAAGTGCTTGGTCAGGCCCTTCGCCTCGAGCAGCGGCTTGGACTGGTCCGAGTTCCGCTGCGCCGGGACGGCATCGGACACCGCGGTGGCCGTGTTCTTGTTCTCACTCATGGTCGTTGACCCCAGTCGCCGTCTGTCAGCCCAGCCGGGGCTGGATCTTCTCGATGAACACCTGCTGCTTCTGGTCCGCGCTCAGGTGGCAGGCCGCGCCGCGCGCCACGGGCAGCCCCGGACGCTCACCGCTGCAGCGTGCGCTGCCGTCGACCAGGTCGACGTACGCGCAACGCGGGTGGAAGGCGCACCCCGACGGCGGGTTGAGCAGGCTCGGCGGGGCCCCGGGGATGGGGTTGAGCGGCTCGTCGACGTCACCCCCGAGGCGCGGCATCGAGCCGAGCAGGCCCCAGGTGTACGGGTGTTGCGGGGCCTTCAGCACCTCGCGCACCGAACCGCGCTCCACGGCCCGCCCTGCGTACATGACCAGCAGGTCGTCCGCCATGTTGGCGACCACACCGAGGTCGTGCGTGATCATGATGATCGAGGAGCCGAACTCCTGCTGCAGGTCCTTGAGCAGGTCCAGGATCTGCGCCTGCACGGTCACGTCGAGCGCGGTGGTCGGCTCGTCCGCGATCAGCAGATCGGGGTTGCAGACCAGCGACATGGCGATCATCGCGCGCTGGCGCATACCGCCGGAGAACTGGTGCGGGTAGTCGTCCACGCGCGTCTTGGGCTGCGGGATGCCGACCTTCTCCAGCATCTGGATGGCCCGGTCGCGGGCCTCCTTCTTGCTGC
Proteins encoded in this window:
- a CDS encoding ABC transporter permease, producing MPEPELPYDPLKAGKSEAIAPTGQGGAMDLALEEGESLEKAPGGPGGVGAPDGTGAANKPRSLWTDAWHQLRRNPIFIVSSLLILFLVIIAIWPQLIASGDPLKCDLSKSQQGSQPGHPFGFDTQGCDVYTRTVYGARASISVGICATLGVALLGSLLGGLAGFFGGWWDALLSRLADIFFGIPVILGGLVFLSVVTGSGIWPVVGFMILLGWPQISRIARGSVITAKQNDYVQAARALGASNSRMLLRHVAPNAIAPVIVVATIALGTYIALEATLSYLGVGLKPPTVSWGIDISNAAPQIRNAPHMLLWPAGALSITVLAFIMLGDAVRDALDPKLR
- a CDS encoding NAD(P)/FAD-dependent oxidoreductase codes for the protein MSKAMGKGIARPTVAVIGGGYGGSAVAKALDEDTDVVLIDPKDAFVHAAGSLRALVKPDWADNIFFPYDTLLQRGRFVRDRAASVDAAGVTLGSGERVDADYLVLATGSGYPFPAKPDTDTAEVALERLRATHAELGEAGRVLLVGAGPVGLELAGEIKAVWPEKEVTLVDPAEELVPGFAPEMRADLTRQLAELGVEVRLGTSLTGEPPTGPGQAKTFTVATSGGPLTADIWFRCYGVRINGEPLEGELAAVRTPKGQVRVTEELNVEGYEHIYAVGDLTDLAEAKMAGYAMQHAEVVAKNILARVRGERPEAVYRPSPVPAVLLPLGPTGGVGQFPSPEGPNVLPARMVAEYKGADLFTGRFAELFGTA
- a CDS encoding ABC transporter permease; its protein translation is MGRYVIRRLLQMIPVFIGSTFLIFFMVYALGDPVAALFGDKAPDPATAALIRKELYLDQPLWKQYLHYMGNIFQGDFGTAFNGQKVTELMSTAFPVTLRLTLVAIVIEMVVGITLGVISGLKRGRTIDTSVLLLTLVVVSIPTFVSGYLLQFLFGVKWGIVRPSVSSDAPFNELILPGVVLALVSLAYVTRLTRTSIAENARADYVRTAIAKGLPKRRVITRHLLRNSLIPVVTFIGTDIGALMGGAIVTERIFNIHGVGYQLYQGILRNNAPTVVGFVTILVIVFLLANLLVDLLYAVLDPRIRYA
- a CDS encoding peptide ABC transporter substrate-binding protein; protein product: MRGATHAKWAACAATVALAATGLAGCGGGSSSGDGSGIVKSSWGDPQNPLEPANTNEVQGGKVLDMLFRGLKRYDAKTGEAKNMIADKIDTSDSQNFTVTLKDGWTFSNGEKVTAKSFVDAWNYGALVDNKQNSATFFKDIEGYDKVHPETGTASAKTMSGLAVKDDKTFTVKLSGKFSTWPDTLGSSAFSPLPQSFYKDHAGWLNKPVGNGPYTVESYTKGSGMKLRKWDGYKGDDKAQNAGVDLTVFTDNNTAYTALMAGDLDLVDDVPAQQLKNVKNDLGDRYINQPALIIQTVVFPLYDAKWGKPGMEKVRQGLSMAINRDEITKTIFQDTRTPAKDWTSAALGDKGGYKDVCGDLCKYDPAKAKKLIEEGGGLPGGKVTLTSNVDTGSHREWMDAVCNSINNALGKGAVCTVNPIGTFADFKNQLSGFKLTGPFRSGWQADYPLIENFLDPLYYTGGSSNYAKFSNKDFDKLIDEANAESDNAKALTKFQDAEKILAAQVPAIPLWYQNGSAGYSDKVSNVSLNQFSVPVYDQIKVN
- a CDS encoding ABC transporter ATP-binding protein, which encodes MPELTKEAQDAAPVRSGEPILEVRGLVKHYPLTRGILFKKQVGAVKAVDGIDFALHQGETLGIVGESGCGKSTVAKMLVNLERPTAGEIRYKGEDISNLSGRALKAVRRNIQMVFQDPYTSLNPRMTVGDIIGEPYEIHPEVAPKGSRRQKVQELLDVVGLNPEYINRYPHQFSGGQRQRIGIARGLALRPEIIVADEPVSALDVSVQAQVINLLEQLQNEFNLSYVFIAHDLSIVRHISDRVGVMYLGRLAEIGTDVEIYEHPTHPYTQALLSAVPVPDPAAREHRERIILFGDVPSPANPPSGCRFRTRCWKAQERCQLEVPELAVPAVFRLEGGPAAHESACHFAEEKQVVPTEPTQEPDSGPRPKD
- a CDS encoding Uma2 family endonuclease; translated protein: MEYAKMRGIAEELMAYAERLEGSWSVEIGPSGPVLAMASVPNRHHGTARRIRKQLDQQLTATHPGYICAGGPEIEHPAIGRMRHPDAVVIPEASLDEEGLAVDVAEVLAVIEIVSPSNPDNDYRDKLADYPAMGIPLYLIVDPRTGTIEVHSEPCGNRYGSKEPYIFGDTVPFGPWLLETGAFRRYGKPGTDSQR
- a CDS encoding ABC transporter ATP-binding protein; its protein translation is MLLDVRDLQVEFRTRDGVAKAVNGVTYSVDAGETLAVLGESGSGKSVTAQAIMGILDMPPGKIAGGEILFQGKDLLKLKEEERRKIRGAEMAMIFQDALSSLNPVLTVGEQLGEMFTVHRGMSRKDAKAKAVELMDRVRIPAAKERVSNYPHQFSGGMRQRIMIAMAMALEPALIIADEPTTALDVTVQAQVMDLLAELQRELNMGLILITHDLGVVADVADKIAVMYAGRIVEHAPVHEIYKAPAHPYTRGLLDSIPRLDQKGQELYAIKGLPPNLMAIPPGCAFNPRCPRAQDICRTDVPPLAKVSEDRQSACHFWKETLRDA